One Pyrus communis chromosome 4, drPyrComm1.1, whole genome shotgun sequence genomic region harbors:
- the LOC137732176 gene encoding uncharacterized protein has protein sequence MAATPTARGFSPAVPSLSPPITNPNKPIWFFRPFSASKKIPTVGLSWSSTRGRNPLCSRISHTAGVAPKRGHVVLAVSGLMSGNSETDAELEPNNLNTDATIDIQLPRRSLLVKFTCNLCGERTNRLVNRLAYERGLIYVQCAGCQKYHELADNLGLVVEYDLREDIDVVTNTDEV, from the exons ATGGCGGCGACACCAACCGCCCGCGGTTTCTCCCCCGCCGTTCCATCCCTCTCGCCTCCCATAACTAACCCTAATAAACCCATTTGGTTTTTCAGACCTTTTTCTGCTTCCAAGAAAATTCCTACGGTCGGCCTCTCCTGGTCCTCCACCCGCGGACGAAACCCTCTGTG CTCAAGAATTTCCCATACGGCAGGTGTAGCACCAAAGCGTGGCCATGTGGTGCTGGCTGTTTCTGGGTTGATGAGTGGCAATTCTGAGACGGACGCAGAATTGGAACCGAATAATCTGAATACG GATGCCACGATTGACATACAACTCCCAAGAAGAAGCTTGCTTGTGAAATTTACTTGTAACTTGTGTGGTGAAAGGACAAATAGACTTGTCAATCGATTGGCATATGAGCGGGGGCTAATCTACGTACAG TGTGCAGGGTGTCAAAAGTATCACGAGTTAGCTGATAATCTTGGCCTTGTGGTTGAGTATGACTTAAGGGAGGATATCGATGTAGTCACAAATACGGATGAAGTTTGA
- the LOC137732175 gene encoding lysine-rich arabinogalactan protein 19-like: MASILLAFVLYSLSFQVIFTGAQTPAAAPSTLPAKAPPPTTTPAAQATLPTKTPPPSTAPTAVTQPPVNAVTPPTTTPASPSPKVTPSKSPTASPPLPQSPPVSTPSQPPKLPPSPPVSSPALPPPVAAPRVSPTPVQAPAPVKSTPAPAPAMVAPVPSPSKATPVPAPAPVIVPPASEPVQAPSPAPAPPKHKRKHKHKHHHHHAPAPAPTVQSPPAPPTVTDTEDNNTPAPSPSLDLNGGYALHQKGGISGLWVTTGLAITILLAMTS, translated from the exons ATGGCTTCGATTTTGCTAGCTTTCGTTTTGTATTCTCTCAGCTTTCAAGTAATCTTTACCGGTGCACAGACACCGGCAGCCGCACCCTCTACTTTGCCGGCCAAAGCACCGCCACCCACTACCACACCTGCTGCACAGGCTACTTTGCCGACTAAAACCCCACCACCTTCTACTGCACCAACTGCAGTAACACAACCGCCTGTAAATGCAGTGACCCCACCAACTACCACACCTGCATCACCTTCCCCTAAGGTAACACCATCCAAAAGCCCAACAGCCTCACCCCCGCTACCCCAAAGTCCACCTGTGTCAACTCCATCACAGCCACCAAAACTGCCGCCATCACCACCTGTTTCGTCACCAGCATTGCCACCTCCTGTAGCGGCACCACGTGTATCTCCAACACCAGTTCAAGCCCCAGCTCCTGTTAAATCAACACCAGCACCAGCACCAGCTATGGTAGCACCAGTGCCCTCACCATCAAAAGCAACCCCAGTACCAGCGCCAGCACCGGTTATTGTGCCACCAGCTTCAGAACCAGTGCAAGCACCATCACCTGCGCCTGCTCCACCCAAACACAAGAGGAAGCACAAGCAcaagcatcatcatcatcatgcaccAGCACCTGCACCTACTGTACAAAGCCCCCCAGCACCACCTACAGTAACAGATACAGAGGACAACAATACACCCGCACCATCACCAAGTTTGGATTTG AATGGAGGATATGCACTACACCAGAAAGGAGGGATATCAGGATTGTGGGTTACGACCGGATTAGCAATCACTATACTGCTGGCAATGACAAGCTAA
- the LOC137732435 gene encoding phosphate transporter PHO1 homolog 1-like: MVKFSKQFEGQLVPEWKDAFVDYWQLKKDLKKIHLLDSNNNKNSPTRHQSSPSLSNTLFTSIRKFSPFGHPHREHDLIHVHKKLASSASKEDMYETELLEQFADTDAAKEFFACLDLQLNKVNQFFKTKEKEFVERGESLRKQMDILIELKTAFKKQRGKGAFALNSKEDISMSCSFSSDEDSVKDKTEQEQPQDCTDDLEKNEAAYSEGGELGKSMRTKSEDIGKLRSMSSRSFSFQGKNLKINIPLTNPSRTFSAISYLVWEDLVNQSSRKCGADGGRLHINKTKLHHADKMIRGAFVELYKGLGYLKTYRNLNMLAFIKILKKFDKVTGKQVLPIYLKVVESSYFNSSDKVMNLGDEVEELFIKHFAEEDRRKAMKYLKPTQRKESHSITFFIGLFTGCFIALLTGYVVMAHITGLYKRQPKSVYMETAYPVLSMFSLLFLHFFLYGCNIFAWRKARINYSFIFELSQTKELKYRDVFLICTMSLTTVVGVMCVHLLLLTKGYSYAQVQAIPGLLLLTFLLLLVCPFNIIYQSSRFRLLRVIRNIILSPLYKVVMLDFFMADQLCSQVPMLRNLEYVACYYITGSYKTQDYGYCMRAGHYRDLAYAVSFLPYYWRAMQCARRWFDEGQTSHLVNLGKYVSAMLAAGAKVAYEKERNIGWLCLVVIMSTFATVYQLYWDFVKDWGLLQMNSKNPLLRNELMIRRKFIYYISMGLNLILRLAWLQTVLHSSFGHVDYRVTGLFLAALEVIRRGLWNFFRLENEHLNNAGKFRAVKTVPLPFHEVDEQD, translated from the exons ATGGTGAAGTTCTCCAAGCAATTTGAAGGGCAGCTCGTCCCCGAATGGAAGGATGCATTCGTCGATTACTGGCAGCTCAAGAAGGACCTCAAAAAAATCCATCTCCTCGACtctaacaacaacaaaaactcaCCCACTAGGCACCAAAGTAGCCCCTCTTTATCCAACACCCTCTTCACTTCCATAAGGAAGTTCTCTCCATTTGGCCATCCACATAGAGAACATGACCTCATACAT GTTCACAAGAAGCTTGCCTCATCCGCAAGCAAGGAAGACATGTATGAGACTGAATTGTTAGAACAATTCGCCGATACTGATGCTGCGAAAGAGTTTTTCGCATGCCTCGACCTTCAGCTGAACAAGGTGAAtcagtttttcaaaacaaaggAGAAGGAGTTCGTGGAGAGAGGGGAGTCCTTGAGGAAACAAATGGATATACTCATTGAGCTCAAAACCGCCTTCAAGAAACAGCGCGGTAAAGGAGCTTTTGCACTGAACTCCAAGGAGGATATCTCCATGTCATGCTCCTTCTCATCTG ATGAGGACTCTGTTAAGGACAAAACAGAGCAAGAACAGCCGCAAGACTGCACAGATGACTTGGAGAAAAATGAAGCGGCATACTCTGAAGGCGGCGAATTGGGCAAGTCAATGAGAACGAAGAGTGAAGATATTGGGAAGCTAAGGAGCATGTCAAGTCGTTCTTTCAGCTTCCAGGGGAAGAACTTGAAGATAAACATTCCTCTAACAAATCCATCGCGTACTTTCTCAGCGATCAGTTACCTAGTTTGGGAAGACCTGGTGAATCAGTCCTCGAGAAAATGCGGTGCAGACGGAGGTAGGCTGCACATTAACAAAACCAAGTTGCATCATGCGGACAAGATGATCCGAGGCGCTTTCGTTGAGCTCTATAAAGGGCTGGGATATCTGAAAACTTACAG GAACTTAAACATGCTTGCTTTTATaaagattttaaagaagtttgaCAAA gTCACTGGAAAACAAGTGCTTCCAATTTACCTAAAAGTTGTAGAGAGTTCCTACTTCAACAGCTCCGATAAG GTGATGAACTTAGGAGATGAAGTTGAGGAGCTTTTCATCAAACACTTTGCCGAAGAAGACCGACGAAAGGCCATGAAATACCTTAAACCGACACAGCGCAAAGAATCACACTCTATAACGTTCTTTATTG GTTTATTCACAGGGTGCTTTATCGCGCTCTTAACTGGATACGTCGTTATGGCTCATATCACGGGATTGTACAAACGGCAGCCAAAATCGGTCTACATGGAAACTGCCTACCCTGTACTTAG cATGTTCAGCCTACTGTTTCTACACTTCTTCTTGTACGGTTGCAACATTTTCGCGTGGAGAAAGGCGCGTATAAATTACAGTTTCATCTTTGAATTGTCCCAGACAAAGGAGCTAAAGTATCGAGATGTGTTCTTGATCTGCACCATGTCGTTGACTACTGTGGTGGGAGTCATGTGTGTTCATTTGTTACTGCTAACAAAAGGCTACTCATATGcccaagttcaagcaatcccTGGCCTTCTTTTACTG ACGTTTCTACTGTTACTTGTGTGCCCCTTCAACATCATTTACCAATCAAGCCGCTTCCGCCTTCTTCGTGTGATAAGAAATATCATTCTGTCACCTCTGTACAAG GTCGTCATGCTGGACTTCTTCATGGCAGATCAACTTTGTAGTCAG GTACCGATGCTTAGGAATCTCGAGTATGTGGCATGTTACTACATAACTGGAAGCTACAAAACTCAGGACTATGGTTACTGCATGAGGGCAGGACATTACCGAGATCTTGCTTACGCCGTGTCCTTCCTACCCTATTACTGGAGAGCAATGCAG TGCGCTCGGCGGTGGTTTGATGAGGGACAGACAAGCCACCTGGTGAATCTAGGCAAATATGTGTCAGCAATGTTAGCAGCAGGAGCTAAAGTAGCTTATGAGAAAGAAAGGAACATCGGATGGCTGTGCCTTGTTGTGATCATGTCGACTTTTGCAACAGTTTACCAATTGTATTGGGACTTTGTAAAGGATTGGGGTTTGCTACAAATGAATTCCAAGAATCCTTTGCTTAGGAACGAATTAATGATTCGCCGAAAGTTCATATACTACATCTCAATG GGATTGAACCTTATTCTCAGGCTAGCTTGGTTGCAAACTGTTCTCCATTCAAGTTTTGGACATGTGGACTACCGAGTAACCGGGCTGTTTTTAGCTGCTCTTGAAGTCATCAGAAGAGGGTTGTGGAACTTTTTCAG GTTGGAGAATGAGCATCTAAATAATGCAGGCAAGTTTAGGGCAGTTAAGACTGTACCACTGCCTTTTCATGAAGTGGATGAACAAGACTGA
- the LOC137732515 gene encoding tRNA(adenine(34)) deaminase, chloroplastic-like, with translation MLSLLSEELGGECFLRERNEISVKRLEKEGRRILSGRGRNVGSSKRGEEESRSLIGSERNESSFKRAEERSWRILIDRERNAGSSKRVEEESGRSFSGRERNAGSSKRVEVETVSVRGREKNGSSSKGVQVDIEPDNSSECNSRKKKSNVKVNTSESNLKRQFGSATVDLSEGDFRQKEEREVFLRGENCRGMKGGSTSSYYSLSSSGDFESEADAQDKHGFFGESASSVYEDSKFDIGGRFGGQVIEDYRKYMDDSEGRGEITKQRNTAVEGGVMWDWRKKTEKKLTEVVAEEAKAGGKSSEMNSRVSKTNQSEFGEASGSRKQFDYEQENSYLTKGTREQYSQTQNQAVGVGVNESRRIFQERNESEIRGSDVETTFLSQERLREREENLAIATNLVQERQDERYNTAEYTSQNEELNRDHQKPSKISQIRVIDVEGISDRRRETDIRRIYQEENTNLLLSSANETDVQRHKIGQQVIGLVNLGRKSPQITEVSEICDSGIEGANIVQPETGITNQVQQSNLVPTSDSTTNSQRISRKRTINQESGIILTASSMEETRRRNNETDENRMQVKLRKGAQSGSGEASSFQSSLNVVSQATMQPHNVEGHKISPQAMLLPPPSQLIARGSLIMESSSGMATQEISEEIPDSGSPALHTHLGNQTSALHRESSSGSGNSETQGEILYLIPEDALGSTYRLEKSSSQFFGDFVQKARHEVSTSENQNENAVSEAKSVYGGEEYGDGLGTSVSLLESSSGYGNTQTEGEILYLVNPEDALDSAYRLEKSSSRFVGEFFDRARHEVSTSENQDANTVSEAKLAHGGEKNGQVDSSQNRSEDSQKKGNDSRRSSGGSGTKGPADEMWDVTDTSVLKTPKAEKSEATTTSGSTVVKRTGRSVWNIVADIVRLRWTSHAETPHSAVKSGGRTSSNESASSEAWFSGHETEDSNEKNAKRDKDVEHQLQPPKSFPQSGKLRSRDKVRHLEAGTPSSPNKEESGLPSKVISASSSEGILGSNENQKSFRGSSSGIEKVESSQPLIASGVKSAVVEEISNAGNIVSGSGSMERIDQFGSQKLTEGVSDNVQMGGELKQRRFQRNKQVLRDRFDEWAEAHTHEIEQRKMDEMFMREALLEAKKAADIWEVPVGAVLVQQGKIIARGCNLVEELRDSTAHAEMICIREASNVLRSWRLSETTLYVTLEPCPMCAGAILQARVDTVVWGAPNKLLGADGSWIRLFPEGGEGNSSEHSDKPAPPVHPFHPNMTIRRGVLASDCADIMQQFFQLRRKKKEKQADPAAAVSRPLPISHHPSKLLTKMHDIFHIMFCL, from the exons ATGCTCAGCTTGTTGAGTGAGGAATTGGGTGGGGAGTGTTTtctgagagagagaaatgagattTCGGTTAAGAGACTGGAGAAGGAAGGTAGGAGGATTTTGAGTGGTAGAGGGAGAAATGTCGGTTCATCAAAGAGAGGAGAAGAGGAGAGTAGGAGTTTGATTGGTAGTGAGAGAAATGAGAGTTCATTTAAGAGAGCAGAAGAAAGGAGTTGGAGGATATTGATTGATCGAGAGAGAAATGCTGGTTCATCAAAGAGAGTAGAAGAGGAGAGTGGGAGGAGTTTTAGTGGTAGAGAGAGAAATGCCGGTTCATCTAAGAGAGTAGAAGTAGAGACGGTGAGTGTTCGTGGTAGAGAGAAAAATGGAAGTTCTTCTAAGGGAGTGCAAGTGGACATCGAACCAGACAATAGTAGTGAGTGTAACAGTAGGAAGAAGAAAAGTAATGTTAAGGTGAATACATCGGAGAGTAATTTGAAGCGCCAATTTGGATCAGCCACAGTTGATTTGAGTGAAGGGGATTTTAGACAGAAAGAAGAGAGGGAAGTGTTTTTGAGAGGtgagaattgtaggggaatgaaAGGAGGTTCTACTTCTTCTTATTACTCCTTATCATCTTCTGGCGATTTCGAAAGTGAGGCAGATGCTCAGGATAAGCACGGCTTCTTTGGGGAATCAGCTTCAAGTGTGTACGAGGATTCAAAATTTGATATTGGAGGTAGATTTGGTGGGCAGGTCATTGAAGATTACAGGAAGTACATGGATGATTCCGAGGGCAGAggagaaataacaaaacaaagaaacactGCAGTTGAGGGTGGTGTCATGTGGGATTGGAGGAAGAAGACAGAAAAGAAGCTTACAGAAGTAGTAGCTGAAGAAGCTAAGGCTGGTGGGAAATCGTCAGAGATGAATTCAAGAGTGTCGAAGACCAATCAAAGTGAGTTCGGAGAGGCCTCTGGATCCCGCAAGCAATTTGACTATGAGCAAGAGAATTCATACTTGACTAAGGGAACAAGAGAACAATATAGTCAAACACAGAACCAAGCTGTTGGTGTTGGCGTGAATGAATCTCGAAGAATATTTCAAGAACGCAACGAATCAGAAATCCGTGGAAGTGATGTTGAAACAACTTTCTTGTCCCAGGAGAGACTCAGAGAAAGGGAAGAAAACCTAGCGATAGCTACAAACTTGGTGCAGGAAAGGCAAGATGAACGTTACAACACAGCTGAATATACCAGTCAAAATGAAGAGTTAAACAGAGACCACCAAAAGCCCTCAAAAATTTCGCAAATTCGAGTTATTGATGTTGAAGGGATCTCTGATAGAAGGAGGGAGACTGATATAAGAAGGATTTACCAGGAAGAAAACACAAATTTATTGCTGAGTTCAGCAAATGAGACAGACGTGCAACGCCACAAAATAGGTCAGCAGGTCATTGGACTCGTCAACTTGGGAAGAAAGTCCCCACAAATCACTGAAGTATCAGAAATTTGTGACAGTGGTATTGAAGGGGCCAATATTGTCCAACCTGAAACTGGAATTACGAACCAGGTACAGCAGTCAAACTTGGTTCCTACTTCAGATAGCACTACAAATTCTCAAAGAATTTCAAGGAAGAGAACTATAAATCAAGAAAGTGGTATTATATTAACTGCTTCATCAATGGAGGAAACAAGGAGGAGAAATAATGAAACTGATGAAAATCGCATGCAAGTTAAACTCAGAAAAGGGGCCCAAAGTGGCTCGGGAGAAGCCTCTAGTTTCCAATCATCTTTGAATGTGGTTTCCCAAGCTACAATGCAACCGCATAATGTTGAGGGGCATAAGATAAGCCCACAGGCAATGCTGCTGCCTCCCCCTTCTCAATTGATAGCTAGAGGATCACTGATCATGGAGTCATCAAGTGGGATGGCAACTCAGGAAATTTCTGAAGAAATTCCAGATAGTGGTTCGCCTGCCTTGCATACTCACTTGGGGAACCAAACTTCTGCTTTGCACCGAGAATCATCCAGTGGAAGTGGAAACTCCGAGACTCAAGGGGAGATTTTATACCTCATTCCTGAAGATGCTTTGGGTTCAACTTATCGTTTGGAGAAATCATCTTCACAGTTTTTCGGGGATTTTGTTCAGAAAGCAAGGCATGAAGTCTCAACTTCTGAAAACCAGAACGAGAATGCAGTTTCTGAAGCAAAATCAGTATATGGAGGTGAGGAGTATGGGGATGGGCTAGGTACTTCGGTTTCGCTCCTAGAATCAAGTAGCGGATATGGAAACACTCAGACTGAAGGGGAGATTTTATACCTTGTTAATCCGGAAGATGCTTTGGATTCAGCTTACCGTTTGGAGAAGTCATCTTCACGGTTTGTTGGGGAGTTCTTTGATAGAGCAAGACATGAAGTCTCAACTTCCGAAAATCAGGATGCAAATACAGTTTCTGAAGCAAAATTGGCGCATGGAGGTGAGAAGAATGGGCAAGTGGATTCGAGTCAAAATAGGTCTGAAGACTCTCAGAAAAAGGGAAATGACTCAAGGCGTTCATCTGGAGGTTCTGGAACCAAGGGGCCTGCTGATGAAATGTGGGATGTAACAGACACATCTGTTCTTAAAACCCCCAAGGCAGAAAAATCAGAGGCTACTACAACAAGTGGAAGTACCGTTGTCAAGAGAACGGGCAGGTCCGTATGGAACATTGTTGCAGATATTGTTAGGCTGAGGTGGACTTCGCACGCTGAAACCCCTCATTCTGCTGTGAAGTCAGGCGGAAGGACTTCATCAAATGAATCTGCAAGTAGTGAGGCATGGTTTTCTGGCCATGAGACCGAGGATAGCAATGAAAAGAATGCAAAAAGGGATAAAGACGTGGAACATCAGCTGCAACCGCCTAAATCATTTCCTCAAAGTGGAAAACTGAGATCAAGGGACAAAGTAAGACATCTTGAAGCAGGCACGCCGTCTTCTCCTAATAAAGAAGAAAGTGGGTTGCCATCAAAAGTCATTTCCGCGTCTTCTAGTGAGGGAATTTTAGGTTCAAACGAGAATCAAAAGAGTTTTCGCGGTTCTTCTTCTGGCATTGAAAAAGTGGAGTCATCTCAACCACTAATTGCTAGTGGCGTAAAGTCTGCTGTTgtagaagaaatttcaaatgcCGGTAACATTGTCTCTGGAAGTGGTTCGATGGAGCGCATAGACCAATTTGGCAGTCAGAAGTTGACCGAAGGAGTATCAGACAATGTGCAAATGGGTGGGGAATTGAAACAAAGGAGGTTTCAGAGGAATAAGCAAGTCCTCAGAGACAGATTTGACGAATGGGCAGAAGCACATACACATGAaattgaacaaagaaaaatgGATGAAATGTTTATGAGAGAAGCACTTCTCGAAGCTAAGAAGGCTGCTGATATTTGGGAGGTACCTGTCGGGGCTGTACTGGTACAACAAGGAAAGATTATTGCACGTGGATGTAATCT AGTGGAAGAATTACGGGATTCAACAGCCCATGCAGAAATGATATGCATACGGGAGGCTTCTAACGTTCTCCGGTCATGGAGGCTTTCG GAAACCACTCTGTATGTAACACTTGAACCGTGCCCTATGTGTGCTGGAGCGATACTCCAAGCAAGAGTCGACACTGTTGTATGGGGAGCTCCAAATAAGCTTCTCGGAGCTGATGGCAGCTGGATAAG ACTTTTCCCTGAAGGGGGTGAAGGAAATAGCTCGGAGCACTCGGACAAACCAGCTCCTCCTGTCCACCCATTCCACCCAAACATGACCATCCGACGTGGTGTGTTGGCATCGGATTGTGCAGATATAATGCAGCAATTCTTCCAGctgaggagaaagaagaaggaaaagcaGGCAGACCCGGCAGCAGCGGTCTCGCGTCCTCTTCCAATTTCTCACCATCCATCAAAGTTACTTACAAAGATGCATGACATCTTCCACATAATGTTCTGTTTGTGA